The Rhipicephalus sanguineus isolate Rsan-2018 chromosome 4, BIME_Rsan_1.4, whole genome shotgun sequence DNA window CTAGATAAGCTGCATTATAGCTGCAGCGATGTTTATAAATATTTGGGCAAAATAACTTGAGTGCTTGCACATACGAACTGCCCACAATGGAGAAATTAAGCAATAATATTATTTCCACGAAGGTGACATCCCTGCGTGCATAAAGCTTTGGTGCCCCACAATACAACGTCCTTGTGTGAATACCCCGATTAAAAATGATAGCGTGGATCCCGAGACCATACCCACAACTGCGGCCCCAACAAAAGATCTTGTAAAGGAAGGTAAGTAAAATGTCAGACTACTGTTTCTGTACTAGTTAGTTGAATGCACTAAGACATTTTCTATAAAGCAAACAGCAGGCTATAAGGCTCATAGCATTCCTTACCACCATCCAGCAGCGCGATTCACCAAGCGCGTCTAGTTTGGCGCGGCTGGTGGCGTTTGAACGCCGGGGCAGCCGCCTGGACATTTATGCAAGCGTCTTCAAAACACAGAATAAGCACATCGTGCCCTAAATTATTATGTGCTGCCATTGAGCCTGGTGGCTGCAATGGAATGTGCCCGCTCAATTTTCCTCGCCAATGAAACAGTCTAGTGAGTTCGCGTTCTACATTTTCTGCACGAAACTACATCTCTAACGTCACCTCATAGCAAGGATTGTGCTAGTAATTCAAGGAGGAATTAAAAGTGAGCATGTATGGTATCGCGCGATATCAAGGCGACAGCTTCTTTGCATACCATCACGTGTGGGCACTGCCCTGCTGCCTGCTCCAAGCATCCATCCTTGTATAGGTGATCTCTTCCCGGTAAAGAACTGCTCGCAAGGGCGGGCGTCACGAGCAGCACGCTTTGCACGCAACTCTCAGTCAGATAGCGCAGATAATGTGTAAGGCGTGATCAAATTGTCTGTACCACTGCCAAGAACAAACTCGGGGACCGGGAAAGGACTCTGCAAGTTTAGTGCCGTCTCTTGCCCTTCCAGTACTAACGCGTGGGTCAAATCTTgtcaaacgtcccagccattttggcgaccatttcAAATATATTCGAAAGAAATCGTTCTgctttattgcattgaaaacagtgacttgctagaatattttggagagaaaaaaatttttggtcacgtgggagagagagtacaactttattaagagtccagtgcagacgcagaggttgcccagCGCCACCCTACTACTCCCCCGTTGGGACCGGccggtctagcctaacggccctgtcgcgggcgcactggacggccaggatttggtcctgtaggtttaGGCTGTGCAAAAGCGCATCTTCCGTGTTTCCCTGAATGTCGTccggtcaggcccgtagccagggggggggcgggggggctaggcgcccccccccccgaaagggtggtgaagtaggtgtttttaccaaaaacatatattgaaaatatgtgtttttctcaaatagtcatggtTTTCAGCAGGTGGACCCCCCTAAAAAATTCCTGTTTACAGGCCTGCGTCTGGGAATTctttgtaagaaaatttattctgagagtatcgtttcttttttcaataccaaatttggttacATAATAAGCAAAagcgtttgtgtaaggtgttccaAGCTAAATAATATTACTGCAAATTTTTGTGCTATATGAACCTACAacaattttgccaaaatgttctatgGTTTCATTAATTTTGTTCCATTGTGTTCTGGGGTCACTTCCGCGACATCAGAAAGAACGACGAAAACAGTTACGCGAGTTCTCGCGATCTCTTCGCACGTCTCAAAGAGGACGTAGCCAAGTCACTAAAGAAATCGAAACCACACGCGAAATCGAACGCATGGACAGTCGTCTTGCTCACCTCATCGAGGCGCAGCAAGCGCTCCAAGCGAAATGGAAAACACAAAAGCTCAACCGACGCCTTCGTAAAAGGATTGCAGAATTAAACAATACACTGAAGAGCATAGCCGTACGCTGGCTAAAGAGCATTGGGATGAGGTATGCAACTGGGTAGATTTACAAATGCGCAAAAGCTCCAAATGGAACATACTCAAACATCTCCTAGGTGACAAACCCACGAAATCAAAACAGTTAACTATAGGCAGACTAATATACAAGCTTCGCCAAGCTGATTTGACCGACGTTGAAATCACTGACGAACTCGCAGCCTGTTACCTATGCACTGAACAGAGCTCTGACGCAGACTATTCACCTCCACCACCACAAGAAGGCGACGACCTATTGGGCTCTCCCCTTCACGCGCGCGGAAATAAGAGCGTCACTCCCCAACCTATATTGCAACTCGGCCCCAGGCCCAGACGGCGTAACTAACAAACTGCTTAAAAATCTAGCAGAAGAAGACATCgatcttttcacaaagcacatgAATGAGTACCCCCAGAATGGCGAGAAGCCGCAACAGTTCTCATACCAAAGCCGGGTAAACCCCTCGAGATAGGCGCGCTCcgacccatctccctcacttcgTGTGTGGGCAAGGTGGCCGAGCACGCCATACTCAAACGAGCAACCATACTAAAACGCGGAGGAACGTAATCTCCTTCGCCTCAATCAAATTGGCTTTCGGCCGTCCATGTCAACACAAGACGTAGTGTTAATGCTAAAGCACCAGGTACTCTTTTAAGACGTGGTACACCAAAGCAATCCTAGCACTAGACCTCGAAAAGGCATTTGACAAAGTTAAACACGCACACATCCTACGGTCCATAACCGGAGCGGGCCACGGCCCCCGTTTTTACAAATACATACGCTCCTTCTTGGGAGACCGGAAAGCAACCATCCAGCTTGGATCGTTGGGCTCTAAGACGTATGAGCTAGGCCCCAGAGGCACCCTGCCAGGGGCTGTCATCTACCCATTCCTCTTCAACCTTGCCTTGAGTGCACTCTCGCGTCAACTCGGCACGATCGACGGCCTCGGCCATGCCTTCTACGCAGATCACCATATGGAGTAAGGGGGGCGTCCAAGGTGTGGTCGAACGCAGATTACAGAAAGCAATCTACATGGTGCAGAGTTACCTAGACCAAACGGGCTTCCAACTATCAGCTGTTAAATCCGAATTACTTCATTGCAGACCCAATCGAGGCCCAAAGTGGCTCCTCCCTTCATACTAATTAACTTACAAACCGGGGACGGTACGCGTATACcgcaagcagggtgtcggaacggagcgaaaaccgaaaacgaaaaacgaaaaaaaaaacgatacttTTGACCGGAAcggaaacgtaaccgaaactttatatattatttcgttccagagtgaaaccaaaattttttcaatcgtttttcggttcacgagaaaacttcgcaatccggaacaactgagctcgtgcaatgtgagcatatctccaGGTGctgtattagcgcgtacctcaggcaggaattccaaagcaaagatatgttgaaattgtgcgaaaaacgaaaatagtggcaaccagagatgtttatattaacgttagtggacttttgcgcgcctgtgaCGAAGGTCAAAGtgtagagggcattgtcggcgctgaagtttgttacagcgaaagttgttatgagatcacaacggctgattttggcgccatagttgtctgccgccgccagtgtccatGACCGCCATCGCGTGAAATAAGACAACATGGAATGAGGAGCAAATTTCTAGggtcggatgggatttcaacccgcgccctctgcgtggcagccgggtcttccaccacagtgccacgctggtgcttttaactccttcgcaaaaatactctatacaggcgtcatgtcgggcaaggaatcatgataacatatgtaatatagcgtggcagaagagtaaaataacaaagaGTCATCACAcgatgctaatagcgcaaagtgtgtggtttaatgcttcccaccagtgttgcggagtcgCCACTCCAGAATTGAAATGACTCCGAAGTCATTCGACATTTTCGctaccccggaatggaatggagagaacccttggaggaatggaatgggaatggaattaagcgcattttgcacgcaatggaatgataatggaattacgtctttttccgaaaatagagctcgttttcgtctacgtgctgtttttcaaagttcaaacattagtaagtcagatcctcgaatttaacaataaagcagtatttttaaaatggcttcgctgattacaaacacggtacatttataaccaacgcgcctactacaaacagaggcatcagttagtgtacaaacaaatgcattatcccagcagatactgaagggagaaacaaactacccctgcgcggtggttcgcattgataccccccccccccccacgaaagtggagaatactctatgcacagcctgatcctTATCTCACGAgaagtttagtacctgacacacgtaaataacgtTTGCGACAAATAAGACACTGCATGCCTGCGCACATGCGAGCATAGAAAGTTTTCCTCACCACAACCATGCTTGCGAGGCACGCTTGACAACCATCAATGCTCACGAGCAGTGCcgtccagtgttccgtattcgatgcaaatgcacaaggtgcccgagaggtgcacttttccaactaataccagcagatctagaggatttgtgccccattaaccaaatcttagttttctccatattcacgaccgctccagacgcgtggtaagACTGCTTAGTCtacttgaatactacttttttcagtATACaaatacgctacgtcgtcattttagcattaacacatttaagcttaaacaataataaaacattaCCATTGGTTAAAACATGCTTatcatgcaaatactataggtagcggaagaactgcccctatgggagtTAGTACGGttgttgtactgcacgagatgtcaccaagctactatccctcgacctcggtaacgtgttttgcgtacttttgcagttcttaatgcatctgatggcatcagctttgtGGGGCGTTCATtgttaactcgataaaactatcaagaagccgttcctacgttgaagaattacaggaatggaatcgaactgcccggccattcccggggtggaaatgggctaagttttttctttccgatgaattgaaaggaatggaattgtggcaagtcctaattccctgcaatggaattggaatagaatggaggcgccccttccgcaacactgcttcctaCCCACTGCAAAGTGTCGGCCATaagtcttcatcatcatcagccacaccacaaagtgcatataatgccgaagagatgtgtagtgggtaccacgattctccaaaGAATGAGGAAAAGTGGCATAGTAGAAACTTCACTAcgtcagaaaaattgggatgatttatgacgtagagggtaccttgcatgtgtacttgtattagttgccccaagagactctacaactgGCTccacaaagtccgctcttccagctttcgctgtgacagtgctgcttgGTGCGCGCATTCTTGGAGATCCTTTTTTCAGAACAGCGGTATCGgtcatcagagagtacactcagtgacatgctgcttctgagatcgtgctcactcgcTTGACAcgaagcattgagcccactaaaaaattgtATTTGTCCTTTgataaaataaatactatgactttgaaagtaatactgctttgtgcaagttggtagaaattcatggtagagttgcttccgctcctctgaggaacgtgttttacccttgtcccactttccaaagaggaCGGCAAGTACTACATCGCAAATCTATTGTTATTTATGATTACCTGAACTTCAGATTTTTACattaaaaaccgttacgaaccgttacggaacattttttttcgttccggaacagaaacggaacggaactttttgcggtggaacgaaactaaaaccgaaacgaaaaacatttcgttccgacaccctgaccgCAAGTCGCCTCGGTAAGAATTCTAGGCACAGTACTGCAGGAGGACGGCATAAATAATCTCAGCATAGAACGCATAGCAGCAAAAGCAGAATCCATGTCAAATGTAATCAGACGACCTGCCAATAAAAGAGGCGGACTATGAAGAAAACTTACGGCGTCTCTTCCCCGCATTTCGCATGAGCCATATCAACTATGTGGCCATAGCTCACCTCTGGAACAAAGGTAATGAAAAGAAATTAAACCTCATCATTCGTAAAGGCATCGAACAGGTACTAGGACTACTCATCCACACGAACACTAaacaaaatcacaccatatccacgaggtgaatgatgatgagtgggcgaagctcgggaGGTAAATCTGGTAAAGCGTGAATCCTCCGTATgatttgcccactcgatcatcatgtaaagacgtgacaaacacggGGGTGGTACAGGACATGCACAACATAAATATTTATTCTTCACCGTATATGTTAGTGAGATGCGGCTtccgttgtcccttcattataacTGCTTTGTGGTCAGTGAAGTGAAGCGACAATGGTTGTTCGACTGGGTGTAGTGTAAAGTTTGCAAAGATGAGATCGATGCAGGTTCCTCGGATAGTCGTTGGTTGTAGATTATCGAATGATATGCATCTGATAGCATATCAAGCTCCCCTGTGTTGTATAAGCGAGGTGTCGTctataggggtattcagacggaggagaaatggtCGGGGGgaaaaggcggagcctagtgacgtcagctcgcgaggagaagtttccacaaatgccccccactcacacggacggggcgaacggagggggagaccagtgttaccagactactgtGGTGGCTTGTACTGCCCGTTTCACCTGCTGCTAACGCCGAAACCACCAGTGCGCTTCGAGAGTGCGGAAAGCAGCGCGAATCGAAATGGAAGTCGCCATGAAGCGTCGGTACGCCACTATGATGGCTGCTGTTTTAGAAACAGAAGATGATGACGCCTACTTCGTGTCTCGAAAGCGATCTTGCTGGGTGAAAGGGTGGATGCAGGAAAAATCCCTGGGAATTCAGCACCAGCTCTACGACTGCCTGCTGAAGCAAGACCCCGATGAATACCGAAGATTGCTTCGGATGCCGCACGACGTATTCGAGAGGGTTCTTGCTTCTGTCAGACCACACATTGAAAAAGGTGACACAAATATGCGCCTCGCGGTGAGCGCGAGGACTCGCCTGCAACTGACGCTGCGTTATTTGGCATCAGGTATGTACCGATTTTCATAGCAATATCGCATGAGCAATATCGCATGTGCATATCGCTGAGTGATGGaaacacaggcttttttttttactaaacgtAAATACAACACCTTTCTGCTTTGATCGTTATCAATGTTCGCAAAGTGTCATGATGTAGTAATCGTGTAGACTGCAACGAACAAAAGTTTTCTCCGTCGTATTGCCATTCTACTGCTCGAAATCCACTGCACTTTTATTGTATGAAGTTATTGGTGCATGTTGCGACGCCACACAGTTTTGTATTCGCTTGGAATCCGCGCCTTGAAAGTACTTTAATTTTTCTgttattttgtgtgtgcgtgcaaaTTAATGGTCTCacgttcttctctctctctctctctttctttttacagGGGAGTCCCAGTACTCATTAAGTCGGCAGTTCCGTGTTGGTCACAGTACTGTGAACACCATAATTGCCAGCACGTGTGAAGCCATATACATTGCACTAAAAAAAGAACTGATAAAGTCGCCAACGACAGAGGAGGCGTGGACGACCATAGCGCGAGGCTTTGGCGAGCGGTGGAACTTTCCTACTTGTGTGGGTGGAATTGATGGCAAGCACGTTGCCATTGTCAAGCCTGCAAAGAGCGGATCGGTCTACTTCAATTACAAGAAGACATACAGTATAATTCTCTTTGCTTTAGTTGACCACAACTGCAAGTTCTTGTATATCGATGTCGGAGCACCTGGATCTCAAGGAGATGGATCCATCTGGCAGACGACACCTCTGCAGCGTGCCATCGCAAGAAAGAAAGCCGGGCTGCCTGCTTTCATCGACGTACCTGGACAAGCCAACCTGCTGCTTCCACCTGCCATAGTTGGGGACGACGCCTTCCCGTTGTCGCCCAATCTAATGAAGCCTTTTGGTGGTACTCAGCTGTCATCGGCGCAAAAAATCTTCAACTACCGGTGATTACTGCTTTTGCTACCATATTTTGTTCTAACATCACCCAAATACCTGGTTTATGCAGCATATTTCCTTAGctcgcgtttctttttattttcagacTCTCCAGAGCGCGCCGAGTCACCGAGAACGCTTTTGGTATCCTGGCTCACAGATTCCGCTTCCTGCTGACGAGAGTCCACGCAAAGCCAGAGAGGGCTACTGCAATGGTACAGGCGGCATGCGTCTTGCACAACCTTCTACAAGGAGACAATGTTGAGGTTCCCGAGCTCAATTCAACGCCTGACCGACAGGTGTTTTTTAACTTGCAGCATGACAAATCTCGTTCGACTGCTCTTGCGGCAGCAGTCCGAGAGAGGCTTTGTGATTATTTTTGCGGAGACGGGGCCGTCTCATGGCAAGACACCTATGCTGGTGTCGACGTGACCAAGCTGAGGCACCCTACGACCTGACGTATGCGATGTTCGGGACAATTATAGACTTCCCGTAACAACCGTTTCTTGTGCTTTCACATTACTATTTTTGCCTGCATTTATATACATGTCAACTGAGCCTAACTACAGCTATTGGGCTGTGTATCTGCAACAAAATAAATCACTGTTCCCTTTTTTTTATcaactttcattttctttattcttgCTCCAAATAGCGAGTGACTACATACAGGAGTTCCGCTTGACATTTTGCCTTCTTGAGCAAGGGCATCTCATTGAGGTGGGCGTTAATTACTGCCCCAAACGAGCCGCTGGGATCTGTAGGCGGTTGCTCCAGGCATTTCGCCATTTTTTCCAGCGCCTGCGTGCGCTGTTCCAGCAGCTTCATGTGTTGAGGgtcgctctttctttttgtttgtgcgGGCTGTCGTGGAATTGGGGAAGAAGCAGGGGTTGCACACGTTTCACCGCCTGGAGAAGGTGTGTCATCTGCAGGAGACAGATCTTCTGCTTCGGGCGATGTTTGACGCTCCTGGAATAAATACGTGTACCAAATTTTTCAACAACAATATATTCTCCTTTCACTCAGAGGGAATGCACTTGACCTACGCGGCTAGCTTACAAACAACTTTCAAAGCTGACAATGCTGCATTTAACGCAGCAGTCACACGTAACGAAAGTTACAGCAAATGCGGTGCTGGGATATAAAACACCAATATTAAGTTTCGCTAAACCAGGGCGCACCAGTCGCCCAAGCTTCATGTTCCGACATACTTGGTTCAACGAATACATGAAAATGAATTTTAAGAAACGGCGACGTTAACTTTTTGCCGATTCATCAATGATGCATGGTGCTCTTACCTCTCCATAATCACAACTTTGTTCTCGTCGACCTCGCTGTTCCAGTTCCTTCCCATTGTCGAGGAATCTCAGTGCGTTGAAAAATTTCCATTTCCCAACGTATACATCGTCAGCCGGTTGACCGCTTTTTGTGTGCatgattttcttcttctcttctctgaAAGAACGTCTTTTGTTCTTGAGAAAAAGTTTCAGGTTTTCTGAGGATAGGAAAATAACGAAGCGTTAGAATGAAACGAACAACGTTCAgtgcactgcaaaaaaaaaaaaaagagaataatgTTTTTCATTACAATCAGGCTAGTATATTTCTAGTATTTtgcgtcttttcatttttttatcatAGTCTATTTAAGGTTACGTGGCGCACCGCGTAAGCTTAGTTGCCCCACCTTGGAAACACATTCGACAGAAATATGTCAGGCTTAGAGATAACTACATGTCAGTGCCTATTTTAAAATCTGTTttctaaatcttttttttttcttttcgcttgtgGTGTTGACGCCGCGGGGAGCATCAACCAAACAATGGAGCGGGGGCGCTCAAGAATTCTTATCCCCAGCTTCTACTCGCAAACAGAAGCGTGGGAAAAACCTCTGGGGCTATGTCTTTTGGGCCGGGAAGGAACGGCCAAGTGTGGGAAGAAGGTTTTGAGACACGTGTACTGCTGCTTTTCGCAAAATTTCTCGTCTGGATCTTTTACACAAGGAATGCAGACGCTGCGTTGCCCTTGGGTTGACTCGCCAGCACAAGCTTTTCTTTATTGCAAAGACGAACTCGCCCAAAGCCACAATCCTGGCGACATCACTGAcaacagcttttgtttttattctcGGCTACTAAAATTGCTCACAGCCTCTCGGACCCGTCAAATACTGATAATGAGTCGGCTGGTCGGAATTGAAATAAGTATATTTCGATGTTGGTAGGCTTTCTGTCAACGAAGAAATTATCTTATCATAAAATTTCTCTCATGAAAACGGCCAAGAACGAAAGTGATCTAGCCGATTGATATTTGACAGTGATCTGAGCGTTTCATTATTATT harbors:
- the LOC125758295 gene encoding putative nuclease HARBI1; its protein translation is MEVAMKRRYATMMAAVLETEDDDAYFVSRKRSCWVKGWMQEKSLGIQHQLYDCLLKQDPDEYRRLLRMPHDVFERVLASVRPHIEKGDTNMRLAVSARTRLQLTLRYLASGESQYSLSRQFRVGHSTVNTIIASTCEAIYIALKKELIKSPTTEEAWTTIARGFGERWNFPTCVGGIDGKHVAIVKPAKSGSVYFNYKKTYSIILFALVDHNCKFLYIDVGAPGSQGDGSIWQTTPLQRAIARKKAGLPAFIDVPGQANLLLPPAIVGDDAFPLSPNLMKPFGGTQLSSAQKIFNYRLSRARRVTENAFGILAHRFRFLLTRVHAKPERATAMVQAACVLHNLLQGDNVEVPELNSTPDRQVFFNLQHDKSRSTALAAAVRERLCDYFCGDGAVSWQDTYAGVDVTKLRHPTT